In the genome of Natronorubrum daqingense, the window ACAGCCGACGGAATCGAACACCTTACCCGGGATGCGTGGCTACCTCGGCGCATGGACGCCGAAGCCGTGGTCGACGCGACGGACCTCGAGAAGACCTACGACGAGACGGTGGCGCTCTCGGGAGCGTCGCTCTCCGTCGGGGGCGGCGAGGTCTTCGCGCTCATCGGCCCGAACGGTGCGGGAAAGACGACGCTCGTTCGCGCGTTGACGGGGACGACGACGCCCGACTCGGGATCGGCTCGAGTGCTCGGCGAGACCCCCTCGGCTATCGACCGAGACCGACTGGGGGTGCTCCCACAGGACTTCTCGCCGCCGGATCGCCTCAGTGCCCGCGAACTGCTTTCGTACTACGCCGGACTCTACGACGACCCTCGAGACCCCGACTCCGTGCTCGCCGACGTCGGTCTCGCAGACGCTGGTGACACCTGGTACGAGGATCTCTCCGGCGGCCAGCAACGACGCGTCTGCGTCGGCTCGACGCTGGTCAACGATCCGGACGTGCTCTTTCTGGACGAGCCGACGACGGGGATCGATCCTGCCGGCCGACGGACGGTCTGGCGCTTGATCGAAGACCTCGCAGCAGGTGGGACGACCGTCGTGCTCACCACCCACGACATGGCTGAAGCCGAGCGCCTGGCCGACCGCGTCGGCTTACTCGCCAACGGATCCGTCGTCGCCCGCGGAACGCCGACCGACCTCGTGGCCGAACACGGCGGCTCGAGTCGCCTCACGATCGAAACGACGGCCGAACTGGACGCGTTCGCCGACCTCGCGTTCCCCGTCGACCGACCGGAGCAGGGGCGCGTTCGCGCTCGGCGGTCGAACGACGCGGTCGTAGTCCAGGAAATCGAGCCGGCCGAGATCGGGGCGGTCGTCGACTTCCTCGAGGGACACGACCTCGAGTACACCGGGCTCTCGTGGGCGGAACCCGACCTCGAGGACGTCTATCTCACGCTGGCCGACGAGACGGAACTCGAGCGAACGAATCACGGGACGGAATTCGGAGACGATTCGACGGACGACGGCGTCGCCCAAACGGGTGAGACAGCGTGAGCCGGCTTACTCGCGTTCGTGCGGAAGCCAGCGCCGGCTGGCGGTCGTTCGTCCGCAGACGGACGGCCGTCTTCTTCACGTTTTTCTTCCCCGTCATCCTGATCGTCATCTTCGGTGCGCTCGTTCGAACGGATCCCACCGGCGAGGGACTGTTCACCGAACCGCCGGCCTACTACGTCCCGGGCTACCTCGCCGTCGTCGTCCTCTTTACGCCACTGTCGAGGATGGGCAGCGAAGTCGCTCGCCACCGTGAGGGCAATCGCTTCGAAAAGCTCGCGACGACGCCGGTCACTCGCGGGGAGTGGCTCCTTGCACAGACGCTCGTCAACGCCGTTATCATCGGCCTCGCGAGTATCCTCATCCTTATCCTCGTGGTCGCCCTGACGGGCGCTGAAATTGCGTTCTCGCCGCTGCTCGTGCCCTACATTCTGATCGGCGTCGTCTGTTTCTGTGGCGTCGGCGCGATGCTCGGCAGCTACACCGACTCCCAAGATGGAGCCGTCGCCGCGAGTAACGCCATCGGACTCCCGTTGCTCTTTCTCTCGGAGACGTTCGTCTCCCTCGAGCAACTCCCCGGTTGGTTCGCCCCCTTCGTCGACATTTCGCCGCTGACGTACTTCGCTCGCGGCGTCCGTGCAGCGACCGATCCTGCGGCTGAAACAGTTACCGTGGCCGGCCTCGAGCCTGCAGTCGGGAATCTCCTCATCCTCTCGGTTCTGGCAGTGCTCGCCTTCTGGCTCGGTGCACGTTCGATTCCACAGACGGATTGATCTCCTCGAGAGGGACGAGCGGCATGATCGAAACCGGTCGACGCCGCCATCTCCTCGCACCGAAAAGTAACACTATTGTGCGGTCATCTCCTATCCCGGAAGTGACGCCCGCTCGACGGCCGACGTCGGTTTCGGCTGTCGGCTCTGTCCGGGCATTGCAGTCCCGTGGTGTAGTGGCCAATCATATGGGCCTTTGGAGCCTATGACGGCGGTTCGAATCCGCCCGGGACTATTTTCGCGCGAACAACTTCGTGAGCGCGGAATACGTCCAGCGGATTCGAATCAGGGAACGAAGCGAAGCGGAGTGACCGTGGTTCGAATCCGCCCGGGACTATCCTACGACAAACGGATGTGAAGAGTGAACCGTCTCGAGCGGGAATGACATCGATTCTCGCATCTCGGAGCGCTGTACAACCGCTGAGTCGGTATTTCCAACTGACAACTGGAGAAGTGCTAACACTGATACACTTCATGACAACCCGGTCCTATTCACCTACCCAGATGATCACTTGGTCATCACCTCTGCCGCGGCGTTCAATCTCACCGATCCGCTCTAGCATAAGAAGACTCGCATTATGGCTGCCACCCGTCTCCGGCGCAAAGCCTTGCCGCTTCGCCCACCGGTCGAACTTTGGCCGAGCGATCTGGTCCTCGTTACGGATTAGACGACGATACTTCGCTGGCTGAGAATTGGTGTTTTCCACTAATCGTTGATAGTGGGCATTGTCGGTTGGGGTCTTGAGGCCATCGTCGTCGGGAATCGGAGGCATATTTGACCGATTGGTTTGTTTGAGACTCTGCGTGAGTTCTACAGCACTACAATCTTGTACTTCAGCGTCCGCCTCACGAATCTCTACAACACTTGTCTTGAATGAGGACACGTTTAGCTCAACCCCATTTGAGTGGATCGAGGCTATTAACTCGTCAAGGGGTACTGTTCCCTCCACATTGAGATGAAGTTCGTATTCACTAAATTTGTCCCGGTTAACTGTTAACTCAGACGCTTCGAGACCCCCGAACGTCTCCTCAATGAAGACGGCCGCTCCTTCTCTGAACTCAATGTAATCTGCCATAACTCCGTTC includes:
- a CDS encoding ABC transporter ATP-binding protein codes for the protein MDAEAVVDATDLEKTYDETVALSGASLSVGGGEVFALIGPNGAGKTTLVRALTGTTTPDSGSARVLGETPSAIDRDRLGVLPQDFSPPDRLSARELLSYYAGLYDDPRDPDSVLADVGLADAGDTWYEDLSGGQQRRVCVGSTLVNDPDVLFLDEPTTGIDPAGRRTVWRLIEDLAAGGTTVVLTTHDMAEAERLADRVGLLANGSVVARGTPTDLVAEHGGSSRLTIETTAELDAFADLAFPVDRPEQGRVRARRSNDAVVVQEIEPAEIGAVVDFLEGHDLEYTGLSWAEPDLEDVYLTLADETELERTNHGTEFGDDSTDDGVAQTGETA
- a CDS encoding ABC transporter permease, with protein sequence MSRLTRVRAEASAGWRSFVRRRTAVFFTFFFPVILIVIFGALVRTDPTGEGLFTEPPAYYVPGYLAVVVLFTPLSRMGSEVARHREGNRFEKLATTPVTRGEWLLAQTLVNAVIIGLASILILILVVALTGAEIAFSPLLVPYILIGVVCFCGVGAMLGSYTDSQDGAVAASNAIGLPLLFLSETFVSLEQLPGWFAPFVDISPLTYFARGVRAATDPAAETVTVAGLEPAVGNLLILSVLAVLAFWLGARSIPQTD